In one Haloterrigena gelatinilytica genomic region, the following are encoded:
- a CDS encoding S8 family peptidase has protein sequence MFRRDFLTTTGATAGALATPAFVGPFDGRLGSSDTLTLAALDAENIKTFGDSNPSFVFFYSDDSARSSLQSWVDSSDARELKRDHPTVGMMTISMPWSEVGVKQYSAGAGGYDLGLERIDAGAQALEYVDTIDANMVMSRPEPLEELEGTAAASLDLGFREKVSMLAETGAWNPTPETAGLAFDEDAPEATLSESRAHVRADDTVLSGVDTSGLTVAVIDTGVNTGLNLDESRLHGESTGFAKDGDPTYSSDGTDAIADGDGHGTWVAHCIAGSNGFAPDATVLGLKVLGDDGSGDTKDIVAGIETAIDVGADVACLSLGSPQWSETLATALAEARDAGVFCAVAVGNDRYGTVWVASPADADGGFGVQACNVPESGDRDGTKLAYFGNTGPDPGSTDLSGGDSEGSVPLLAAPGMSITIDLPSGLTTLSGTSMAAPHVTGGAAVLRAAGYSVDETWTRLTDYAYPLANAGATEAKHGLLDVQAALEGTEPADEPADVRSSEAEARDDFNEALSTVL, from the coding sequence ATGTTTAGGAGAGACTTCCTCACGACGACAGGAGCAACGGCAGGCGCACTCGCGACCCCGGCCTTCGTCGGCCCGTTCGACGGTCGACTCGGCTCGAGTGACACACTCACACTGGCGGCGCTCGACGCCGAGAACATCAAGACGTTCGGCGATTCGAACCCGTCATTCGTCTTTTTCTACAGCGACGACAGCGCTCGCTCGTCCTTGCAGTCGTGGGTCGACTCGAGCGACGCCCGCGAGCTGAAACGCGACCATCCGACAGTCGGCATGATGACGATCTCGATGCCGTGGTCGGAGGTCGGCGTCAAACAGTACTCGGCGGGCGCCGGGGGCTACGACCTTGGCCTCGAGCGCATCGACGCCGGTGCACAAGCCCTCGAGTACGTCGATACGATCGACGCGAACATGGTCATGTCCCGACCAGAACCGCTCGAGGAACTCGAGGGAACCGCCGCGGCCTCGCTTGACCTTGGATTCCGCGAGAAAGTCTCGATGCTCGCCGAAACGGGGGCGTGGAATCCCACGCCCGAGACGGCCGGACTCGCCTTCGACGAGGACGCGCCCGAAGCGACACTGTCCGAGTCACGCGCTCACGTTCGCGCGGACGATACTGTTCTCTCTGGCGTCGACACCTCGGGCCTGACCGTCGCCGTCATCGACACGGGCGTCAACACGGGCCTGAACCTCGACGAAAGCCGTCTCCACGGCGAGTCGACCGGCTTCGCGAAGGATGGCGATCCAACGTACTCGAGTGATGGCACCGACGCGATCGCCGACGGCGACGGCCACGGCACGTGGGTCGCCCACTGCATCGCCGGCTCGAACGGCTTCGCGCCCGACGCGACCGTGCTCGGACTCAAAGTCCTCGGCGATGATGGGAGCGGCGACACGAAGGATATCGTCGCCGGCATCGAGACAGCGATCGACGTCGGTGCCGACGTCGCCTGCCTTTCACTCGGAAGTCCGCAGTGGTCCGAAACGCTCGCGACGGCGCTGGCAGAGGCTCGCGACGCGGGTGTGTTCTGTGCGGTGGCTGTCGGCAACGACCGCTACGGAACCGTGTGGGTCGCCAGTCCCGCAGATGCTGACGGCGGCTTCGGCGTCCAGGCGTGCAACGTCCCTGAGTCGGGCGACCGGGATGGCACGAAACTCGCCTACTTCGGCAACACCGGCCCCGATCCAGGCTCGACCGACCTCTCCGGCGGCGACTCGGAGGGCTCGGTCCCGCTGCTGGCCGCGCCAGGGATGTCGATTACGATCGACCTCCCAAGCGGTCTGACCACGCTCTCGGGAACCTCGATGGCCGCACCCCACGTCACGGGCGGCGCGGCCGTCCTCCGGGCAGCGGGATACAGCGTCGACGAGACGTGGACACGACTCACCGACTACGCCTACCCGCTCGCGAACGCGGGCGCGACGGAAGCGAAACACGGTCTCCTCGACGTACAGGCCGCACTTGAGGGCACCGAACCAGCCGACGAACCGGCCGACGTGCGGTCGAGCGAGGCCGAGGCGCGCGACGACTTCAACGAGGCGCTGTCGACGGTGCTATAG
- a CDS encoding WD40 repeat domain-containing protein, producing MTDKTRSPSDSFSSQIHFNGRQCLSIFIATLLVVSMPIAFTGGLGGGGVARADTGGPSSTIQPSLTAVSDNESIGGDVIYTASTDNDVKAIDKDTGEVLWNYTGHSNTVGGISVGSDENLIFTASEDQTLRAIYANNGTEKWTFTGYSVQLAGVAVSSDGETVYSAGADATVRAHNSSTGDQLWNYTGHSDTVRYLSVSQNGGSLFTASHDNTVRSLDTGDGSENWVYSGHTDTVRAVVTSPDDETVYSAADDGSVRALSADGGSELWTNTASSNAVRAIGVDYAGKKIYVGGANQKIRALSTSDGSEVWEVDIPNDIAAGGISEYVTGNILIGDSSGTLYKYAASDGTQLESFDVHSNYVRAELPAFWTGLGTVSGVVTTQDGVAVDSATVTATGITEPALDPSDAKSLEEQANDLRDELTNPLPDSWDPNYDLESHYKDANANYLLVHEAKDWGLGTTTSVDSNVDAPRLQLDSDQQVVLSMWDPTKNGDWIGNQVDNSFPGKAVSGTIVIEQKGPTGETIDSMERETTTIATTTGGRITGENKHPGVRAHLSQGVYVAYPEGARERGYTFVVGSPDELANSWESDLKTEAGKLTDRAKRIRSLVNSNELVQATAKTNETGHFTLQLPSNTVSAEVNAMKVDGTTLDAINDPSMQDLREAQSGGYNGTFYLPAPTPTSTNPPTENLSVTVYRSPEVPLSPMEDFADLQQWLRNQQLNETISGLQSEYDKRFEEMNRSVLERTYNSHRSLVETVPGTKDRYLERSDLDSVHDAGDLSDSQLATETNHMQVALSKAGQIEPPDPGEDPITIKDGELHVEYPLPGGVDTDTLQPEIHWSDGEVGQIPEEYWSVESTGAFGLSNELVIDGYPIDSSDPAAFDLRVLGGGSGGFLDDRLSALNPSFSGSIPDVRAVDLNTMAPGDSERVSMTVRPGDDSNYGGLESVEVLGPDGQQLTTDVTGDKASFETNGAGKHFVRATVTDSTGGQFVHTFQLRALEQGRNDPATVRAETATGNRVFALVGEKLDDAEIRVDGGSLEVDAIAPGGEIPSSIHIKPRAAMEQSATSIDVRVLEGRNEATVDTTVETVIHLDSLADGAVVWRGEPSIWGQPLADGGTRYGEVMERDIGDGETKYVIRTYSNSDGSVSLTIDENPGFVATNQHRIAQYIPRPSLPVLSIVSSLVGSLSVVGVGLFARRRQPKLR from the coding sequence ATGACTGACAAAACCCGCTCCCCGAGCGACAGCTTCAGCTCGCAGATCCACTTTAATGGGCGGCAGTGTTTGTCGATATTCATCGCGACGCTGCTCGTTGTTTCGATGCCGATCGCGTTCACTGGCGGCCTTGGCGGTGGTGGGGTCGCCCGTGCAGATACTGGGGGTCCATCGTCCACTATTCAACCGTCACTAACGGCAGTATCGGATAACGAGTCGATTGGCGGCGACGTAATTTATACCGCGTCGACCGATAATGATGTCAAAGCAATCGACAAAGACACTGGCGAAGTACTCTGGAATTACACTGGCCATAGCAATACGGTCGGCGGGATCAGTGTTGGTTCCGACGAGAACCTCATTTTCACGGCATCCGAAGACCAGACACTTCGTGCAATCTACGCAAATAATGGCACGGAAAAGTGGACGTTCACGGGGTATTCGGTCCAACTAGCTGGCGTTGCAGTTTCGTCAGATGGAGAGACAGTCTATTCTGCTGGCGCAGACGCAACTGTCCGGGCTCATAATTCCTCCACAGGCGACCAACTGTGGAACTATACAGGCCACAGTGATACGGTCCGCTATCTTTCGGTATCCCAGAACGGGGGTTCACTGTTTACGGCCTCGCACGACAATACCGTCCGGAGTCTCGACACAGGAGACGGCTCCGAGAACTGGGTTTACAGCGGACATACGGACACGGTTCGGGCGGTAGTGACCTCGCCCGACGACGAAACAGTCTACTCTGCGGCTGACGACGGATCAGTCCGAGCACTCTCTGCGGACGGCGGTTCTGAACTCTGGACCAACACCGCGAGTTCGAACGCAGTCCGTGCGATCGGTGTCGACTACGCTGGAAAGAAAATCTATGTTGGAGGTGCAAACCAGAAGATCCGCGCCCTCTCGACGAGCGACGGAAGCGAAGTCTGGGAGGTTGACATCCCGAACGATATCGCTGCCGGCGGTATCTCTGAGTACGTTACGGGGAATATCCTCATCGGCGATAGCTCAGGGACGTTGTACAAGTACGCCGCCTCTGACGGGACGCAATTAGAGAGCTTCGACGTCCATTCGAACTACGTTCGTGCAGAACTACCCGCATTCTGGACTGGGCTGGGTACCGTTTCTGGTGTCGTCACCACGCAAGACGGCGTGGCCGTCGATTCAGCGACGGTCACTGCAACTGGCATTACAGAACCAGCACTAGACCCCTCGGATGCAAAATCGCTCGAGGAGCAGGCCAACGACCTCCGCGACGAACTGACGAACCCGCTGCCCGACTCGTGGGACCCGAACTATGACCTCGAGAGCCACTACAAGGACGCAAACGCGAACTACCTGCTCGTTCACGAAGCAAAAGACTGGGGCCTCGGTACGACGACATCGGTCGATTCGAACGTCGATGCGCCACGCCTTCAGCTCGACTCGGACCAGCAGGTCGTCCTCTCGATGTGGGACCCGACCAAGAACGGGGACTGGATCGGCAATCAGGTCGACAACTCGTTCCCGGGCAAAGCGGTCTCGGGAACGATCGTCATCGAGCAGAAGGGGCCGACCGGCGAGACGATCGACTCGATGGAACGGGAGACGACCACGATCGCGACGACGACCGGTGGTCGAATCACCGGCGAGAATAAACACCCCGGCGTCCGCGCCCATCTCTCGCAGGGCGTGTACGTCGCCTATCCCGAAGGCGCACGCGAGCGCGGCTACACGTTCGTCGTCGGCTCGCCGGACGAGCTCGCTAATTCGTGGGAATCAGATCTGAAGACGGAAGCGGGCAAGTTGACGGACCGCGCCAAGCGCATCCGTTCACTGGTAAACAGTAACGAACTGGTTCAGGCAACGGCGAAAACGAACGAAACCGGCCACTTCACTCTCCAACTTCCGTCGAATACGGTCTCTGCGGAAGTAAACGCGATGAAAGTCGATGGGACGACTCTTGACGCGATCAATGACCCGTCGATGCAGGATTTGCGGGAAGCGCAGTCGGGTGGCTATAATGGGACGTTCTACCTCCCAGCGCCAACGCCAACGTCGACCAACCCACCAACGGAAAACCTGTCCGTCACAGTCTACCGGAGCCCGGAAGTTCCACTCTCGCCGATGGAGGACTTTGCAGACCTCCAACAGTGGCTGCGAAATCAGCAACTCAACGAGACGATCTCCGGACTTCAAAGCGAGTACGACAAGCGATTCGAGGAGATGAACCGCTCGGTCCTCGAGCGCACGTACAACAGCCACCGATCGCTGGTGGAGACGGTTCCGGGCACGAAAGATCGCTACCTCGAGCGGTCGGATCTCGATTCAGTCCATGACGCTGGTGATCTCTCAGACAGCCAGTTGGCGACCGAGACGAATCACATGCAGGTCGCGCTCTCGAAGGCCGGCCAGATCGAACCGCCGGACCCTGGTGAGGATCCAATCACAATTAAAGATGGTGAGCTACACGTTGAGTATCCGCTTCCTGGTGGGGTTGATACGGACACCCTCCAGCCAGAAATCCATTGGTCTGACGGGGAGGTTGGGCAGATCCCCGAGGAATACTGGTCGGTGGAGTCGACTGGTGCGTTCGGGCTGAGTAACGAGCTCGTCATCGACGGTTATCCGATCGACTCGAGCGATCCGGCGGCGTTCGACCTTCGCGTCCTCGGTGGCGGATCGGGTGGGTTCCTCGATGACCGCCTGTCGGCACTTAACCCCTCGTTCAGTGGGTCGATCCCCGACGTCCGCGCGGTCGACCTCAACACGATGGCGCCCGGAGACAGCGAGCGCGTCTCGATGACGGTACGACCGGGCGATGATAGCAACTACGGCGGCCTCGAGTCGGTCGAAGTCCTCGGACCGGACGGCCAGCAACTCACGACCGACGTGACTGGCGACAAAGCGTCGTTCGAAACCAACGGCGCCGGCAAGCACTTCGTCCGTGCAACCGTCACGGACTCGACCGGCGGCCAGTTCGTGCACACGTTCCAGCTCCGTGCCTTAGAACAGGGCCGGAACGACCCGGCGACGGTCCGGGCTGAGACGGCGACCGGGAACCGCGTGTTTGCCCTGGTCGGCGAGAAACTCGACGACGCGGAGATTCGCGTCGACGGTGGCTCGCTCGAGGTCGACGCGATCGCGCCCGGCGGCGAGATCCCCTCGTCGATCCACATCAAGCCACGCGCTGCGATGGAGCAGTCGGCGACCAGCATCGACGTGCGCGTACTCGAAGGCCGCAACGAGGCGACCGTCGACACGACAGTCGAGACGGTCATCCATCTGGATTCACTCGCCGACGGCGCGGTCGTCTGGCGCGGCGAACCAAGCATCTGGGGCCAGCCACTCGCCGACGGCGGCACGCGTTACGGCGAGGTCATGGAGCGAGACATCGGTGACGGCGAGACCAAGTACGTCATCCGAACGTACTCGAACTCCGACGGCTCGGTCTCGCTGACCATCGACGAGAACCCTGGTTTCGTGGCGACCAACCAGCACCGAATCGCCCAGTATATCCCGCGCCCGTCGCTCCCGGTCCTCTCGATCGTCTCGAGCCTAGTCGGCTCGCTATCGGTCGTCGGCGTCGGACTCTTCGCGCGCCGCCGGCAGCCAAAACTCCGGTGA
- a CDS encoding DUF7718 family protein, with protein MSDELWTVWEDWEAGYPEPPSRIQMRIKTSDGLLTEFCVQLEYNMTSTVPERSPFWMQVARFDHNVALYRGHDVRHEGLHMDIYGNGEKVDVLHDFPEVPLEEAPKWCRGFLEAKREQLLQNFEQRIGAPRRVYDS; from the coding sequence GTGAGTGACGAACTCTGGACGGTCTGGGAAGATTGGGAAGCGGGCTATCCAGAACCTCCATCACGGATCCAAATGCGGATCAAAACCTCGGACGGACTCCTCACAGAGTTCTGTGTCCAGCTCGAGTACAACATGACCAGCACGGTCCCCGAGAGGTCACCCTTCTGGATGCAAGTCGCTCGGTTCGACCACAACGTCGCCCTCTACCGCGGCCACGACGTCCGGCACGAAGGCCTCCATATGGATATCTACGGCAATGGGGAGAAGGTCGACGTCCTCCATGACTTCCCCGAGGTCCCACTCGAGGAAGCGCCGAAATGGTGTCGTGGCTTTCTCGAGGCAAAACGCGAGCAGTTGCTCCAGAATTTCGAACAGCGAATTGGTGCGCCGAGAAGAGTTTATGACTCGTAG
- a CDS encoding MarR family transcriptional regulator, with protein sequence MSPIDYEILHFFEQYRDIQASPKVIGANIDYDRNYTGKRCRNFADHDLLERAGDGLYQLSERGEKFLDGELPASELEPDETDV encoded by the coding sequence ATGTCCCCAATCGATTACGAAATCCTCCACTTCTTCGAGCAGTACCGGGACATCCAGGCCTCGCCGAAGGTAATCGGCGCGAACATCGACTACGACCGGAACTACACCGGGAAACGATGTCGGAATTTCGCGGACCACGATCTCCTCGAGCGTGCTGGTGACGGTCTCTACCAACTTTCCGAACGCGGCGAGAAGTTTCTCGACGGTGAGTTACCCGCATCCGAACTCGAGCCTGACGAAACCGACGTCTAA
- a CDS encoding winged helix-turn-helix domain-containing protein, translating into MSGEFDVLVCKPCSGTWIKPVDDWSDGGDYKSQDSVDCPHCGAERDPSTVKRLKSLPSREQAGEFRARYLAKRSEEVQTYNEFVNEWGVYGEQLNEVDARTPSPTDDCPDVEIGTVGEYLEAHYATAGDTSERVTNPIEETIVGHKKRFETLNEYRLEQFREETRKYGELAEEMAGTAVSLDDQLETYYGEADGDHRTLNDPEPSTKPDAPDYDIQSLAIQPTPPAQQRLETVTADVPPTVSEWLPAVLEDILPKLVRAVDELADEHADGEITAGRLAKLLVTECGVPDERTGFASVLATYARQYHGVDLDDQDLLDYPRDQHERNKEWAQTALTSIGTGRNALGLTYEDLAATIVPILRETTVEPEFVVRFPGEDWEASGHASTRRKTLTALEQLAMAGDVTIVASPRVARTVDSSHPEFADRVTQTAMPGRQNIQSDEPANECDEGTIYTDLELMDKRAGKLAILKHLERDPDATVKDLANDADIGLSRGSIRPYIEALADDHGYVDVDRRGNENTMSLSKRGDVAAGLITNDLRVVHPDQESVFATFDHPDNSDSDDCSDSVTETPSQSASTVYGTADGMGGGEAGRTAEGALADTGDAETAGYVQWLPKVAGSSWPLHARITAADARDGVNLNDYPVERWEDGRVTYVSCMEDHLAVSTQYGGTIPTLVRLATALLDDQLWSTVLTPSALGDELEHCFGDAVESSREACDHLVRAAQVGWLSEDERAYDLLKDRYAGVRSVLLGKLGELDDLDEDERTETIQKAHGLLMSATALYDAIGVDISIEVRVPEPNNLNDTQFCRFVSEVATRQSSYGMHSLQRNFWEPDSQKRKTAMGFDPDPSDPNAHLRASWVVSGPGISDYAEQIRGAIAARDEQRLDDRTDYRPVELEVPVTATSDYAAMRHAVTTVLEKKNLCPGRESDAMRRTARLFEAYTGSPFDVVDALTALTRSQRPGDVTIADIEHALSTLPAGRLFPTLDAPTPGKILKAVLTADGPIGRADILERVGCSGETYRKHAHRLEALDILERVNGGEWSATVAPWYVPETDATKPGTDRVSVTTTGVDGVLFDALDDLGYDLGDPDLIDAFGEVLKRGKLIAAVGAWIDDWVDVLASLLKPNPGAVGHSSHDVVTLGEKPDQTTLGEVAQPALAD; encoded by the coding sequence ATGAGCGGCGAGTTTGACGTACTGGTCTGCAAGCCATGTTCTGGCACGTGGATCAAGCCCGTCGACGACTGGTCCGACGGCGGCGACTACAAGTCACAGGACTCGGTCGACTGTCCACACTGTGGCGCCGAGCGCGACCCGTCAACGGTGAAACGGCTGAAGAGCCTCCCGTCACGGGAGCAAGCCGGCGAGTTCCGCGCTCGCTATCTCGCGAAACGGTCCGAAGAGGTTCAGACCTACAACGAGTTCGTGAACGAGTGGGGCGTCTACGGCGAGCAACTCAACGAGGTTGACGCACGGACGCCGTCGCCGACCGACGACTGCCCCGACGTCGAGATCGGGACGGTCGGCGAGTATCTCGAGGCCCACTATGCGACAGCGGGAGACACGTCCGAACGAGTCACGAACCCGATCGAAGAGACCATCGTCGGTCACAAGAAGCGCTTCGAGACGCTAAACGAGTATCGTCTCGAGCAGTTCCGAGAGGAAACCCGGAAGTACGGTGAGCTTGCCGAGGAGATGGCTGGCACCGCGGTCTCACTGGATGACCAACTCGAGACCTACTACGGCGAGGCCGACGGCGACCATCGGACGCTGAACGACCCCGAGCCGTCGACCAAACCCGACGCGCCCGACTACGATATTCAGTCGCTGGCCATCCAGCCGACGCCGCCGGCCCAACAGCGCCTCGAGACGGTGACGGCCGACGTGCCGCCGACAGTCTCCGAGTGGCTGCCGGCCGTGCTCGAGGACATCCTCCCGAAGCTGGTTCGGGCGGTCGACGAGCTGGCCGACGAACACGCCGACGGGGAGATTACCGCCGGCCGACTCGCGAAGCTGTTGGTCACCGAGTGTGGCGTCCCCGACGAACGAACCGGCTTCGCGAGCGTGCTGGCCACGTACGCGCGACAGTATCATGGCGTCGACCTCGACGACCAGGACCTACTCGACTACCCGCGCGACCAGCACGAACGAAACAAGGAGTGGGCACAGACCGCGCTCACGTCGATCGGGACCGGCCGGAACGCGCTGGGACTGACCTACGAGGATCTGGCGGCGACCATCGTGCCGATCCTCCGCGAGACCACCGTCGAACCGGAGTTCGTCGTTCGCTTCCCCGGCGAAGACTGGGAAGCGTCCGGCCATGCATCGACGCGTCGGAAGACACTCACCGCACTCGAGCAACTGGCGATGGCCGGCGACGTCACGATCGTCGCCTCGCCGCGGGTCGCCCGAACCGTCGATTCGAGCCATCCTGAGTTCGCCGACCGCGTTACTCAGACGGCCATGCCGGGGCGACAGAATATACAATCCGACGAACCTGCGAACGAGTGTGACGAAGGGACGATCTACACCGACCTCGAGCTAATGGACAAGCGCGCGGGCAAGCTTGCGATCCTGAAACACCTCGAGCGCGACCCCGATGCAACGGTCAAAGACCTTGCCAACGACGCCGATATCGGCCTCTCCCGTGGTTCGATTCGCCCATACATCGAAGCGCTTGCAGACGACCACGGCTACGTCGACGTCGATCGCCGCGGCAACGAGAACACAATGAGCCTCTCCAAGCGTGGCGACGTTGCCGCCGGTCTCATCACGAACGACCTTCGCGTCGTTCACCCCGATCAGGAGTCCGTTTTCGCGACTTTCGACCATCCCGATAATTCCGATTCGGACGACTGTTCGGACAGCGTTACTGAGACCCCAAGTCAGTCAGCAAGTACAGTGTATGGAACGGCCGACGGGATGGGTGGGGGAGAGGCCGGCCGTACAGCGGAAGGTGCGCTGGCCGACACGGGCGACGCCGAGACCGCCGGCTACGTACAGTGGCTACCGAAGGTGGCCGGCAGTAGTTGGCCCCTACACGCCCGCATTACGGCGGCTGACGCACGCGACGGCGTGAACTTAAACGACTACCCCGTAGAACGGTGGGAGGACGGCCGGGTGACCTACGTGAGTTGCATGGAGGACCACCTTGCCGTGAGTACGCAGTACGGCGGAACGATACCGACACTGGTGCGGCTTGCAACCGCGTTACTTGACGACCAGCTATGGAGTACGGTCCTTACGCCGTCGGCGCTCGGTGACGAACTCGAGCACTGTTTCGGCGACGCCGTCGAGAGTAGCCGCGAGGCGTGCGACCATCTCGTCCGGGCGGCCCAAGTCGGGTGGCTCTCGGAGGACGAACGCGCCTACGATCTCCTGAAGGATCGCTACGCGGGCGTCCGCTCGGTCCTGTTAGGAAAACTCGGCGAGCTGGATGACCTCGATGAAGACGAACGCACCGAGACGATCCAGAAAGCCCACGGACTGCTCATGTCCGCGACGGCGCTGTACGACGCAATCGGCGTCGATATCTCCATCGAGGTGCGCGTTCCCGAACCGAACAACCTCAACGACACCCAGTTCTGCCGGTTCGTCTCGGAGGTTGCGACGCGCCAATCCTCCTACGGGATGCACTCGCTTCAGCGAAACTTCTGGGAACCGGACAGTCAGAAACGCAAGACGGCGATGGGATTCGATCCGGACCCGTCCGACCCGAACGCCCACCTTCGCGCGTCGTGGGTCGTCTCGGGGCCGGGAATCTCGGACTACGCCGAACAGATCCGTGGGGCGATCGCCGCTCGCGACGAACAGCGCCTGGATGATCGCACAGACTACCGACCGGTCGAACTCGAGGTGCCGGTCACTGCCACCTCCGACTACGCGGCGATGCGTCATGCCGTCACGACGGTTCTCGAGAAAAAGAACCTCTGTCCGGGCCGCGAGTCCGACGCCATGCGCCGGACGGCACGACTCTTCGAAGCATACACTGGGTCACCGTTCGACGTTGTGGACGCGCTGACGGCGCTGACGCGGTCGCAGCGTCCGGGCGACGTAACCATCGCGGACATCGAGCACGCGCTCTCGACGCTGCCGGCGGGGCGCCTGTTCCCGACGCTGGACGCGCCAACGCCGGGCAAGATCCTGAAGGCCGTGCTCACCGCCGACGGCCCGATCGGGCGAGCGGATATCCTCGAGCGCGTCGGCTGTTCGGGCGAGACCTATCGGAAACACGCCCACCGACTCGAGGCGCTGGATATCCTCGAGCGCGTCAACGGCGGCGAGTGGTCGGCGACAGTCGCGCCGTGGTACGTTCCCGAGACCGACGCGACGAAACCCGGCACGGATCGTGTCTCGGTCACGACGACGGGCGTCGACGGTGTGCTGTTCGATGCACTCGACGACCTCGGCTACGACCTCGGCGATCCTGATCTGATCGACGCGTTCGGCGAGGTGCTGAAACGGGGCAAGCTCATCGCGGCGGTCGGGGCGTGGATCGACGACTGGGTGGACGTACTGGCATCGTTACTGAAACCCAACCCCGGCGCCGTCGGGCATTCTTCCCACGACGTCGTGACGCTTGGGGAGAAACCAGACCAGACGACGCTCGGCGAAGTAGCCCAGCCGGCGCTTGCGGACTAA